A window of the Cygnus atratus isolate AKBS03 ecotype Queensland, Australia chromosome 4, CAtr_DNAZoo_HiC_assembly, whole genome shotgun sequence genome harbors these coding sequences:
- the CHRNA9 gene encoding neuronal acetylcholine receptor subunit alpha-9, with product MKRKSPSSFYVSLWLLFTAVMPQAVESAKGKYAHKLFNDLFEDYSNALRPVEDTDKVLNVTLQITLSQIKDMDERNQILTAYLWIRQSWYDAYLKWDKDKYDGLDSIRIPSNLVWRPDIVLYNKADDDFSEPVNTNVVLRYDGKITWDAPAITKSSCVVDVSYFPFDSQQCNLTFGSWTYNGNQVDIINSLDSGDLSDFIEDVEWEIHGMPAVKNVITYGCCSEPYPDVTFTLILKRKSSFYIFNLLLPCILISFLAPLGFYLPADSGEKVSLGVTVLLALTVFQLMVAEIMPPSENVPLIGKYYIATMTMITASTALTIIIMNVHHCGSEAKPVPQWARVVILDYMSKIFFVYDVGENCTSPQREKEQEHKLEGDDVCRGGDKEVRSQLSNRNDDSDLKEKLNGNLNKSCGVHGEDIRENVNCCSCYKMLIKNIEYIANCVRDHKANRAKGIEWKKVAKVMDRFFMWIFFIMVFFMSVLIIGKAA from the exons atgaagagaaaaagtcCATCCTCCTTTTATGTCTCTCTCTGGTTGCTGTTCACAGCCGTGATGCCTCAAG CTGTAGAATCAGCCAAAGGAAAATATGCTCACAAGCTGTTCAATGACCTGTTTGAAGACTATTCAAATGCTCTAAGACCAGTGGAAGACACAGATAAAGTGCTGAATGTTACCCTTCAGATAACATTGTCCCAAATTAAAGACATG GATGAAAGGAACCAAATTTTGACAGCTTACTTATGGATTCGACAAAGCTGGTATGATGCATACCTCAAATGGGACAAGGATAAATACGATGGGTTGGATTCTATCAGGATTCCAAGCAATTTGGTCTGGAGGCCAGATATTGTCCTATATAACAA GGCTGACGATGACTTTTCAGAACCAGTGAATACTAATGTTGTGTTGAGATATGATGGAAAAATCACTTGGGATGCACCTGCTATCACAAAGAGCTCATGTGTAGTGGATgtatcttattttccttttgacagCCAGCAGTGCAACCTTACGTTTGGTTCCTGGACCTATAATGGTAATCAGGTAGACATCATCAATTCTCTTGATAGTGGTGACCTTTCTGACTTCATAGAAGATGTGGAATGGGAGATTCATGGCATGCCAGCGGTTAAGAATGTAATCACTTAcggctgctgctctgagcctTATCCAGATGTAACATTCACactgattttgaaaaggaagtCATCTTTCTACATATTTAATCTGTTGCTTCCTTGCATTTTGATCTCTTTCCTCGCCCCACTGGGATTCTACCTCCCTGCAGACTCTGGAGAAAAAGTGTCACTAGGCGTTACGGTTCTTCTTGCTCTGACTGTGTTCCAGCTTATGGTTGCAGAGATCATGCCTCCCTCTGAAAATGTACCTTTGATAG GCAAGTATTACATAGCAACTATGACCATGATCACAGCTTCCACTGCGCTGACGATCATTATCATGAATGTCCATCACTGTGGCTCAGAAGCGAAGCCTGTTCCCCAGTGGGCCAGGGTGGTTATCTTGGACTACAtgtcaaaaatcttttttgtgtATGATGTGGGTGAGAACTGTACAAGTCCACAAAGAGAGAAGGAGCAAGAACATAAGTTAGAGGGGGATGATGTGTGTCGGGGGGGAGACAAAGAGGTAAGGAGTCAACTTTCCAACAGAAATGATGACAGTGATCTCAAGGAGAAGCTGAATGGAAATTTGAATAAAAGCTGTGGAGTTCATGGTGAAGATATTAGGGAGAATGTTAATTGCTGTTCCTGTTACAAAATGCTGATAAAAAATATCGAGTACATTGCTAACTGTGTTCGAGACCATAAAGCAAACCGGGCGAAAGGAATTGAGTGGAAAAAAGTAGCAAAAGTGATGGACAGGTTTTtcatgtggattttttttatcatggTGTTTTTTATGAGTGTGCTGATCATTGGGAAAGCAGCTTAA